In Arthrobacter sp. B3I4, the following proteins share a genomic window:
- the era gene encoding GTPase Era, with protein MSKQNKSDGEAPFGGYHAGFAVLVGRPNAGKSTLTNALVGQKVAITSAKPQTTRHTIRGIVHRDDAQLILVDTPGLHRPRTLLGKRLNELVADTLAEVDAIGFCLPANEKIGPGDKFIAAQLAAIGNKPVIALVTKADTVDRQALTEQLLAVAALGRDVLGEDGWKDIVPVSATDGFQVGTVADVLISHLPPSPPLYPDGHLTDEPEAVMIAELIREAALEGVRDELPHSLAVVVDEIVPREGRPEDRPFLDVRVNLYVERPSQKAIIIGKGGARLREVGTTARKAIEALLGARIYLDLHVKVAKDWQRDPKQLVKLGF; from the coding sequence GTGAGCAAGCAGAATAAGTCCGACGGCGAGGCCCCCTTCGGCGGCTACCACGCGGGGTTCGCGGTGCTGGTGGGACGGCCGAACGCGGGCAAATCCACCCTCACTAACGCCCTGGTCGGCCAGAAGGTCGCCATCACCTCCGCCAAGCCGCAGACCACGCGGCACACCATCCGCGGCATCGTGCACCGCGACGACGCGCAGCTGATCCTGGTCGACACGCCCGGCCTGCACCGGCCCCGGACGCTGCTGGGCAAGCGCCTCAACGAGCTGGTTGCCGACACCCTCGCCGAGGTCGACGCCATCGGCTTCTGCCTGCCCGCCAACGAGAAGATCGGCCCCGGGGACAAATTCATCGCCGCCCAGCTGGCAGCCATCGGGAACAAGCCCGTGATCGCGCTCGTCACGAAGGCGGACACGGTGGACCGGCAGGCCCTCACCGAGCAGTTGCTCGCCGTCGCCGCCCTGGGCCGCGACGTGCTGGGCGAGGACGGCTGGAAGGACATCGTCCCGGTCTCCGCCACCGACGGCTTCCAGGTCGGGACGGTCGCTGACGTGCTGATCAGCCACCTGCCGCCGTCGCCGCCGCTGTACCCGGACGGCCACCTGACGGACGAGCCGGAAGCGGTGATGATCGCCGAACTCATCCGGGAGGCTGCCCTGGAGGGCGTCCGGGACGAACTGCCGCACTCCCTGGCCGTGGTGGTCGACGAGATCGTCCCGCGTGAAGGCCGCCCGGAAGACCGTCCGTTCCTGGACGTCCGGGTCAACCTGTACGTGGAGCGGCCCTCGCAGAAGGCCATCATCATCGGCAAGGGCGGGGCACGGCTCCGCGAAGTCGGCACGACGGCGCGCAAGGCCATCGAGGCGCTCCTCGGCGCCCGCATCTACCTGGATCTGCACGTCAAGGTCGCCAAGGACTGGCAGCGGGACCCGAAGCAGCTGGTGAAGCTGGGCTTCTAG
- a CDS encoding hemolysin family protein, protein MTPLILAGMALVFLSFAAVLTAAEAAFNYLPRHDAEQAVLHSRGTAIKRILAQPVAHMRALRFWRIWFEMASAVAVTVLLHSLLDNVWLAGLAATGIMAIIGFVLVGVSPRQLGRVHAAGMVRFSAPLIRLLCRVLGPIPGWLVTLGSAVAPGAPADNEAFFSEEEFRELVERASESDVIEDNEAELIQSVFDFGDTLVRAVMVPRTDILSIDSGSSLHRAMSLFLRSGYSRIPVIGENTDQILGIVYLKDVAAVIHNLAPGDEPPLVDELAREVRYVPDSKPVSELLRELQKESTHVAIVIDEYGGTAGLVTLEDLIEEIVGEIVDEYDTEAAEAVELGDGSYRVSAKMSIDDLGELFDLELDDEEVDTVGGLLAKALGRVPIVGSTVAVDGVSLRADRLEGRRNRVSHIIAAAVPKEETDLGELLDQAETTQQGVPREQAE, encoded by the coding sequence GTGACCCCACTGATCCTGGCCGGCATGGCGCTGGTCTTCCTCAGTTTTGCCGCCGTGCTCACCGCGGCGGAGGCAGCCTTCAACTACCTGCCCAGGCACGACGCCGAACAGGCGGTGCTGCACAGCCGCGGCACCGCAATCAAACGGATCCTGGCCCAGCCCGTGGCGCACATGCGGGCGTTGCGGTTCTGGCGGATCTGGTTCGAGATGGCGTCGGCGGTGGCGGTGACGGTGCTGCTGCACAGCCTGCTTGACAACGTCTGGCTCGCCGGACTGGCAGCCACCGGCATCATGGCCATCATCGGCTTCGTTCTGGTAGGGGTCTCACCCCGCCAGCTCGGCCGGGTACACGCCGCCGGGATGGTCCGCTTCTCCGCGCCGCTGATCCGCCTGCTGTGCCGCGTGCTAGGGCCTATTCCGGGCTGGCTGGTCACCCTCGGCAGCGCCGTGGCGCCCGGGGCCCCCGCCGACAACGAGGCTTTCTTCAGCGAGGAGGAGTTCCGCGAACTCGTCGAGCGCGCCAGCGAGTCCGACGTGATTGAAGACAACGAAGCCGAGCTGATCCAGTCCGTCTTCGACTTCGGTGACACCCTGGTGCGCGCCGTCATGGTTCCCCGCACCGACATTTTGTCCATCGACTCCGGCTCCAGCCTGCACCGGGCCATGTCGCTCTTCCTGCGTTCGGGCTACTCACGGATCCCCGTGATCGGCGAGAACACGGACCAGATCCTGGGAATCGTGTACCTCAAGGACGTCGCCGCGGTGATCCACAACCTGGCCCCAGGGGATGAACCGCCGCTCGTGGATGAGCTCGCCCGCGAGGTGCGCTACGTGCCGGACTCCAAGCCCGTGAGCGAACTGCTCCGGGAACTGCAAAAGGAGTCCACGCACGTGGCCATCGTGATCGACGAGTACGGCGGAACCGCCGGGCTGGTCACGCTCGAGGACCTCATCGAGGAGATCGTCGGCGAAATCGTGGACGAGTACGACACCGAGGCCGCCGAAGCCGTGGAACTGGGCGATGGCAGCTACCGGGTCAGCGCCAAGATGAGCATCGACGATCTCGGCGAGCTCTTCGACCTGGAACTGGACGACGAAGAGGTGGACACCGTGGGCGGGCTGCTCGCCAAGGCGCTCGGCCGGGTGCCGATCGTCGGGAGCACCGTCGCCGTCGACGGTGTCAGCCTCCGCGCCGACCGGCTGGAGGGCCGCCGGAACCGCGTCAGCCACATCATTGCGGCCGCTGTTCCAAAGGAAGAAACTGACCTTGGCGAGCTTCTCGACCAGGCCGAAACAACGCAACAGGGAGTTCCACGTGAGCAAGCAGAATAA
- a CDS encoding isoprenyl transferase, translating into MGKKNAVRQRSAPVAAPYPHPSGAVPPALPAEFIPRHVAIVMDGNGRWANQRGLPRIEGHKAGEPALLDVVAGAIELGIEYVSVYAFSTENWRRSPEEVRFLMGFNKDVLRRQRNQLDEWGVRIRWSGRRPRLWGSVIRELEDAEEYTRGNSTCTLNMCVNYGGRAEIADAVTAIAEEVAAGRLKPGAITERTIQKYLDEPDLPDVDLFLRSSGEQRLSNFLLWQSAYAEFVFLDTLWPDVDRRTLWDAVEIYAQRDRRYGGAVDAAAAAAEPGAPAPA; encoded by the coding sequence TTGGGTAAGAAGAATGCGGTCCGTCAGCGCAGCGCCCCCGTGGCGGCGCCGTACCCGCACCCCTCCGGAGCGGTGCCGCCGGCCCTCCCGGCCGAATTTATTCCGCGGCACGTCGCCATCGTGATGGACGGCAACGGGCGCTGGGCCAACCAGCGCGGGCTGCCCCGGATCGAGGGCCACAAGGCCGGAGAACCGGCGCTGCTGGACGTCGTCGCCGGGGCCATCGAACTTGGCATCGAGTACGTCAGCGTTTATGCGTTTTCCACCGAGAATTGGCGGCGATCACCCGAGGAAGTGCGCTTCCTGATGGGTTTTAACAAGGATGTGCTGCGACGCCAGCGGAACCAGCTGGATGAGTGGGGCGTGCGGATCCGCTGGTCCGGGCGCCGGCCGCGGCTCTGGGGCTCGGTGATCCGGGAACTTGAGGACGCGGAGGAGTACACGAGAGGCAACAGCACCTGCACGTTGAACATGTGTGTTAATTACGGCGGCCGCGCGGAGATCGCCGACGCCGTGACCGCCATCGCCGAGGAGGTGGCGGCGGGCCGGCTCAAGCCCGGTGCGATCACCGAACGGACGATTCAAAAGTACCTGGACGAACCCGACCTGCCCGACGTCGACCTGTTCCTGCGTAGCTCCGGTGAACAGCGGCTCTCCAACTTCCTGCTGTGGCAGTCCGCGTACGCCGAATTCGTTTTCCTCGACACTCTCTGGCCCGACGTCGACCGCCGGACGCTGTGGGACGCCGTCGAAATCTACGCCCAGCGGGACCGCCGCTACGGCGGCGCAGTCGATGCGGCCGCTGCGGCCGCTGAGCCCGGTGCGCCCGCACCGGCCTGA
- a CDS encoding PhoH family protein has protein sequence MTEAANSKARLGTGERTAGEFPHSLPGLRTEVVLFDNTDQMVQSLGSHDEALRFIESQFPGVDFHARGNELSISGPAADVPRIMRLLNEVRGLVARGTVITPAVLQQLVSMLRSQSLQSPVDVLTLNILSSRGKTIRPKTLNQKNYVDAIDANTVIFGIGPAGTGKTYLAMAKAVQALQQKEVNRIILTRPAVEAGERLGFLPGTLSDKIDPYLRPLYDALHDMMDPESIPRLMAAGTIEVAPLAYMRGRTLNDAFIILDEAQNTTPEQMKMFLTRLGFGSKMVVTGDVTQVDLPFGTRSGLRIVEDILQGIEDVHFSVLDSSDVVRHRLVGDIVNAYSVWDETQRKRVKHSVARENRGERA, from the coding sequence ATGACTGAAGCAGCGAACAGCAAGGCCCGGCTCGGCACGGGCGAGCGCACCGCAGGGGAATTCCCGCACTCCCTCCCAGGTTTGCGGACGGAGGTGGTTCTCTTCGACAACACCGACCAGATGGTGCAGTCGCTGGGCAGTCACGACGAAGCATTGCGCTTCATCGAAAGCCAGTTCCCGGGCGTCGACTTCCATGCCCGCGGCAACGAGCTCTCGATCAGCGGTCCGGCCGCCGACGTGCCACGGATCATGCGCCTGCTCAACGAGGTGCGCGGCCTGGTGGCCCGCGGGACGGTCATCACCCCTGCAGTGCTGCAGCAGCTCGTGTCGATGCTTCGCAGCCAGTCGCTGCAGAGCCCGGTGGACGTGCTTACCCTCAACATTCTTTCCAGCCGCGGCAAGACCATCCGGCCCAAGACCCTGAACCAGAAGAACTATGTGGACGCCATTGACGCGAACACGGTGATCTTCGGAATCGGCCCCGCCGGCACCGGCAAGACCTACCTCGCCATGGCCAAGGCTGTTCAGGCCCTGCAGCAAAAGGAAGTCAACCGCATCATCCTGACCCGGCCCGCGGTCGAGGCGGGGGAGCGGCTCGGATTCCTGCCCGGCACCCTCAGCGACAAGATCGACCCGTACCTCCGGCCGTTGTACGACGCGCTGCACGACATGATGGACCCGGAGTCCATTCCCCGGCTGATGGCTGCCGGCACCATTGAAGTGGCGCCGCTGGCGTATATGCGAGGCCGCACACTTAACGATGCCTTCATCATCCTTGACGAGGCGCAGAACACCACGCCGGAGCAGATGAAGATGTTCCTGACCCGGCTCGGCTTCGGCTCCAAAATGGTCGTCACCGGTGACGTCACCCAGGTGGACCTGCCGTTCGGCACCCGCTCCGGGCTGCGGATCGTGGAGGACATCCTGCAGGGCATCGAGGACGTGCACTTCTCGGTGCTGGATTCCTCCGACGTCGTCCGGCACCGGCTGGTCGGCGACATCGTGAACGCCTACAGCGTCTGGGACGAGACCCAAAGGAAACGGGTCAAGCACTCCGTCGCCCGGGAGAACCGCGGGGAGCGGGCATGA
- the ybeY gene encoding rRNA maturation RNase YbeY — translation MSIEINNESGVAVDEAELVALARYVFERLFIHPQAELSILLVDEPAMEKLHIELMDEPGSTDVLSVPMDELTPGTPDKPTPQGMLGDIAICPQVAELQAANAGHSTQDEMLLLATHGILHLLGFDHAEPEEKEEMFGLQRELLSGFTGKDAPAETIQ, via the coding sequence ATGAGCATCGAGATCAACAACGAGTCCGGCGTCGCCGTCGACGAAGCGGAACTGGTAGCGCTGGCCCGGTACGTTTTCGAACGGCTCTTCATCCACCCGCAAGCCGAGCTGTCTATCCTGCTGGTGGATGAACCGGCGATGGAAAAACTGCACATCGAGCTGATGGACGAACCCGGCTCAACCGACGTGCTCTCCGTGCCGATGGATGAGCTCACCCCCGGCACACCGGATAAGCCGACACCGCAGGGCATGCTGGGCGACATCGCAATCTGCCCTCAGGTAGCCGAGCTGCAGGCCGCAAACGCCGGCCACTCCACCCAGGACGAGATGCTGTTGCTCGCCACCCACGGCATCCTGCACCTGCTGGGCTTTGACCACGCGGAGCCGGAGGAAAAGGAAGAGATGTTCGGCCTGCAGCGCGAACTGCTCTCCGGTTTCACCGGCAAGGACGCCCCGGCAGAGACGATTCAGTGA
- a CDS encoding M13 family metallopeptidase codes for MPLSGIDQSTIDDAVRPQDDLYRHFNGGWLKTTAIPDDRPLEGTFTALRDASELAVQEIILEAAGRGEAATGIERKIGDLYNSFMDKAAVEAKGAEPIRSRLAEVFATGSAAELVELAGRLFRADVSGLFSIYPAPDAGNPDRILLYTGQGGLGLPDESYYREEKFAPMVAAYRDHVRTLFDLAGLADAGAAAGRVVELETSLASHHWDKVTLRNPQKTYNLKSADEAARLFPLLPAWFDAAAIDPDKRAELVVSTPDFFTGAAALLETVPLAAWQEWLATRVISAAAPYLSAAFVDASFAFYGTTLSGTPRNRDRWKRGVAVVEAALGEAVGQIYVARHFPESHKEDMRTLVGNLTEAYRESITGLAWMGEETKREALKKLDSFRPKIGYPDKWIDYSAVVIDESDLLGNVERAHNADVDRHLDEVGKPVDREKWLMTPQTVNAYYHPLLNEIVFPAAILQPPFFTADADDAVNYGGIGAVIGHEIGHGFDDQGSQYDGSGLLRNWWTEADRTAFEALTSKLVAQFDALSPAEAAGQHVNGKLTLGENIGDLGGLTIAYKAYLISLDGNEPPVLDGLTGAQRFFASWAAIWRQVIRGEESVRRLATDPHSPNEFRTNEIARNLDAFHAAFGTAEQDGMWLSPEERVSIW; via the coding sequence GTGCCGCTTTCCGGGATCGACCAGTCCACCATCGACGACGCCGTCCGACCGCAGGATGACCTGTACCGGCACTTCAACGGCGGCTGGCTGAAGACCACCGCCATCCCTGATGACAGGCCGCTCGAGGGTACCTTCACGGCACTGCGCGACGCTTCCGAGTTGGCGGTCCAGGAGATCATCCTCGAGGCCGCCGGCCGCGGTGAGGCGGCGACCGGCATCGAGCGCAAAATCGGCGACCTGTACAACAGCTTCATGGACAAAGCCGCGGTGGAAGCCAAGGGCGCCGAGCCGATCCGGTCCCGGCTGGCCGAGGTATTCGCCACCGGTTCCGCTGCCGAACTGGTCGAGCTGGCCGGGCGGCTGTTCCGCGCCGACGTCTCCGGACTGTTTTCCATCTACCCGGCACCGGACGCGGGCAACCCGGACCGCATCCTGCTCTACACCGGCCAGGGCGGTTTGGGGCTGCCGGATGAGTCTTACTACCGGGAAGAGAAGTTCGCGCCCATGGTCGCGGCTTACCGGGACCACGTCCGTACCCTGTTCGACCTTGCCGGGCTCGCCGACGCCGGGGCCGCAGCCGGCCGCGTGGTGGAACTGGAGACATCGCTGGCCTCCCACCACTGGGACAAGGTCACGCTGCGCAACCCGCAGAAGACCTACAACCTGAAGTCCGCCGACGAAGCGGCCCGGCTGTTCCCGCTGCTGCCGGCTTGGTTCGACGCCGCCGCGATCGACCCGGACAAGCGTGCCGAGCTGGTGGTCAGCACCCCGGACTTCTTCACCGGCGCCGCCGCCCTGCTCGAAACAGTCCCGCTGGCCGCGTGGCAGGAATGGCTTGCCACGCGGGTGATCAGCGCGGCCGCGCCGTACCTGTCTGCCGCCTTCGTGGACGCCAGCTTCGCCTTCTACGGCACCACTCTGAGCGGCACCCCGCGCAACCGTGACCGCTGGAAGCGCGGCGTCGCCGTCGTCGAGGCCGCGCTCGGCGAGGCGGTCGGGCAGATTTACGTCGCCCGGCACTTCCCGGAGAGCCATAAAGAGGACATGCGGACCCTGGTGGGCAACCTGACGGAGGCGTACCGGGAGTCCATCACCGGGCTGGCCTGGATGGGCGAAGAGACAAAGCGGGAAGCGCTGAAGAAGCTGGACTCTTTCCGGCCCAAGATCGGCTACCCGGACAAGTGGATCGACTACTCGGCCGTGGTGATCGACGAGTCGGACCTGCTGGGCAATGTGGAGCGCGCCCACAACGCCGACGTCGACCGCCACCTGGACGAGGTGGGCAAGCCGGTGGACCGTGAGAAGTGGCTCATGACGCCGCAGACGGTGAACGCCTACTACCACCCGCTGCTCAATGAGATCGTGTTTCCGGCGGCCATCCTGCAGCCGCCGTTCTTCACGGCCGACGCCGACGACGCTGTGAACTACGGCGGCATCGGTGCCGTGATCGGCCACGAGATCGGCCACGGCTTCGATGACCAGGGTTCCCAGTACGACGGCAGCGGCCTGCTCCGGAACTGGTGGACCGAAGCGGACCGGACCGCGTTCGAGGCGCTGACCTCAAAGTTGGTGGCGCAGTTCGACGCCCTCTCCCCCGCCGAAGCTGCGGGCCAGCACGTCAACGGCAAGCTGACCCTGGGCGAGAACATCGGCGACCTCGGCGGCCTGACGATTGCGTACAAGGCGTACCTGATCAGCCTGGACGGAAACGAGCCCCCGGTCCTGGACGGCCTCACCGGCGCCCAGCGCTTCTTCGCGTCCTGGGCGGCAATCTGGCGGCAGGTGATCCGCGGCGAGGAATCCGTCCGGCGGCTCGCGACGGACCCGCACTCCCCCAATGAGTTCCGCACCAACGAGATCGCCCGGAACCTGGACGCGTTCCATGCCGCGTTCGGCACCGCGGAGCAGGACGGCATGTGGCTGTCTCCCGAGGAGCGCGTCAGCATCTGGTAA
- a CDS encoding LCP family protein, giving the protein MVRPRDNRADGTGPPVRSGAAARHTEDASVGPARHLGTQHRTPGWLRATTIIISVLLVGVIAFGAYWLIRLQGNLSKQALGAGNSRTDGALDEARDRMQILILGSDTRDGKNSQYGGAGDSTGYGHSDVMMLMDISADNKRVNVISFPRDLLVDIPKCVDQETKKEFPAQKNVMINAAMSEAGIGCAVDTVNKLTGLEIDHFMMADFNSVKELSNTVGGVDVCVSDAVYDPDSGLRLPKGTSKVQGEQALSYVRTRHAFGDGSDLGRIKAQQGFLSSLVRKIKDDGTLSNPAKMLGIADAITRNLTVDEALASVPTLLTVGNRLKSIDVGKVAFVAAPTEPAVSDSNRLQLAEPAASQLFAALRKDVDLTDPAATTAAPTDSASAGASASPEPTDSASAAATAYNKALQPVTVANGSGDAAKAKQAVAALTAAGFTQTGQLSARAVAASAVYYGTGFADVAADVAALLGIPASKVLPAAGVSGVQAYLGSDYTAGAPQPDASPALPPDIVNQTAGDTVCQQANPALITR; this is encoded by the coding sequence GTGGTTCGACCCCGTGACAACCGTGCAGACGGAACCGGCCCCCCGGTTCGGTCAGGCGCCGCTGCCCGGCACACGGAAGACGCTTCCGTCGGCCCCGCCCGCCATCTGGGCACCCAGCACCGTACCCCCGGATGGCTCCGGGCGACGACGATCATCATCTCGGTGCTGCTGGTCGGCGTGATCGCCTTCGGCGCCTACTGGCTCATCCGGCTGCAGGGGAACCTCTCCAAGCAGGCGCTCGGCGCGGGCAACAGCCGCACCGACGGCGCGCTCGATGAAGCCAGGGACCGGATGCAGATCCTGATCCTCGGCTCAGACACCCGTGACGGCAAGAACTCCCAGTACGGCGGCGCCGGGGACTCCACCGGCTACGGACACTCTGACGTGATGATGCTGATGGACATCTCGGCGGACAACAAACGCGTCAACGTCATCAGCTTCCCGCGTGACCTGCTCGTGGACATTCCGAAGTGCGTGGACCAGGAGACGAAAAAGGAATTCCCGGCCCAAAAGAACGTCATGATCAACGCCGCTATGTCCGAGGCCGGGATCGGCTGTGCCGTGGACACCGTCAACAAGCTGACGGGACTTGAGATCGACCACTTCATGATGGCGGACTTCAATTCGGTGAAGGAGCTTTCCAATACGGTGGGCGGCGTCGACGTCTGCGTCAGCGACGCCGTTTACGACCCGGACTCCGGGTTGCGCCTGCCCAAGGGCACGTCCAAGGTCCAGGGCGAGCAGGCCCTCTCTTACGTCCGCACGCGTCATGCCTTCGGCGACGGCAGCGACCTCGGCCGGATCAAGGCGCAGCAGGGTTTCCTGTCCTCGCTGGTCCGCAAGATCAAGGATGACGGCACGCTCAGCAACCCCGCCAAGATGCTCGGTATCGCTGACGCGATCACACGGAACCTCACCGTCGACGAAGCCCTGGCCTCCGTCCCGACGCTGCTGACGGTCGGCAACCGGCTCAAGAGCATCGACGTCGGGAAAGTCGCCTTCGTCGCTGCCCCCACCGAACCTGCCGTCTCCGACTCCAACCGGCTGCAGCTGGCTGAACCGGCTGCCTCGCAGCTTTTCGCGGCCCTGCGCAAGGACGTCGACCTGACCGACCCCGCCGCAACCACTGCCGCCCCCACCGACAGCGCCTCCGCCGGCGCCTCCGCCAGTCCCGAGCCGACGGACAGCGCCTCCGCGGCGGCGACGGCGTATAACAAGGCGCTGCAGCCGGTCACCGTCGCGAACGGCTCCGGGGACGCGGCGAAGGCCAAGCAGGCCGTCGCGGCCCTCACCGCTGCCGGCTTCACGCAGACCGGGCAGCTGAGCGCCAGGGCTGTGGCAGCGTCGGCCGTGTACTACGGGACCGGCTTCGCGGACGTGGCCGCTGACGTCGCAGCGCTGCTGGGGATCCCCGCCAGCAAGGTGCTCCCCGCGGCGGGGGTATCCGGCGTCCAGGCCTACCTCGGCAGCGATTACACCGCCGGGGCCCCGCAACCTGACGCTTCGCCGGCGCTCCCGCCGGACATCGTCAACCAGACTGCCGGCGACACGGTCTGCCAGCAGGCGAACCCGGCACTCATCACGCGCTAG
- the recO gene encoding DNA repair protein RecO, whose protein sequence is MAQPSSFAARAYRDDAVVLRTHKLGEADRIITLLTKHHGQVRAVAKGVRRTSSRFGARLEPFMVADLQLISGRTLDVVTQAVAKGAYGSSIAADYGRYTVAAAMTETAEKLTDVDGEAGTAQYNLLVGALASLSRGDHAPELILDSYLLRALSTGGWAPSFTDCARCGAAGPHTAFSAPLGGMVCRECRPPGSPAPAAETVLLLGALLTGNWGAADASAPLHRREAAGLVASYLQWHLERVLKSLKHVERT, encoded by the coding sequence GTGGCCCAACCATCCTCCTTTGCTGCGCGCGCCTACCGCGACGACGCCGTGGTCCTGCGCACCCACAAGCTTGGCGAGGCCGACCGGATCATTACCCTGCTGACCAAACACCACGGCCAGGTCCGGGCCGTCGCCAAGGGCGTCCGCCGCACCAGCAGCCGCTTCGGTGCACGGCTTGAGCCGTTCATGGTCGCGGACCTCCAGCTCATCTCCGGACGTACCCTCGACGTCGTCACCCAGGCCGTCGCCAAGGGCGCGTACGGCTCCAGCATCGCCGCCGACTACGGCCGCTACACTGTCGCCGCCGCGATGACTGAGACAGCGGAGAAGCTCACCGACGTCGACGGCGAAGCCGGCACCGCGCAGTACAACCTGCTCGTCGGGGCACTGGCTTCGCTCAGCCGGGGCGACCACGCGCCGGAGCTCATCCTGGATTCCTATCTGCTCCGGGCTCTGTCCACCGGCGGCTGGGCGCCCAGCTTCACCGACTGCGCCCGCTGCGGCGCGGCGGGCCCGCACACCGCGTTCTCTGCGCCGTTGGGTGGCATGGTCTGCCGGGAATGCCGGCCGCCCGGGTCGCCCGCGCCCGCCGCGGAGACGGTGCTGCTGCTCGGTGCCCTGCTGACCGGCAACTGGGGCGCGGCCGACGCTTCCGCGCCGCTGCACCGCCGGGAAGCGGCCGGCTTGGTGGCAAGCTACCTGCAGTGGCACCTGGAACGGGTCCTGAAATCCCTCAAACATGTGGAGCGAACGTAA